The stretch of DNA ATTCAACTGGGAACGGGGAACTGAAAACTGGGGAACCGAGTCTTTAAATGACTAGAGACTTTTTAGATCTTCGAGAAGTTTTGGAAGGTCTTGATGAAAGGCATCCCAAAGAATTCGGTGGTCGATGATATCGTAGCCATGTGCGAGAATATTGCGCGTCCCGATAATTCGGTGGCCATGGGTGATCTTAGCGAACGCCGCTTCATCGGCACGCTGCAGGCGGTTCATCGCTTCCCCAATAATTTCAAATTCACGTTCTACGATCAGCTGAAGCCCCCGGTCCTGCTCCAAATCACTGGGAACTTTCTCCTCCAAAAAGAGTGCAAGCTCTTCACAGGCCCGCCGGATGTCTTCGAGGAGCTTCTCCCTCATGCCGCAAACAAAGGAACGCTCGAGGCTTGGACAGTTTTCCGAAACACCGCGTTTCGCATAGAATTGCCGCAAACCAGATCAACCGGACGGTCCAGAATCCCTTCCAACGCTTCCTTGAACTCAAAATACTGGCGAAACGCATTCGTCTCCGTGTCGCGATGAAAATACACCACGAAATCGACGTCACTCTCCTGAGTAAATTCGTCGGAAAGCACTGATCCGAAAGCATCGAGCTGAGTCACCTGATACTCACGGCAAAGCGAGTGAATCGTTTCGATGTTCTCTGTAAGGATTGGATGCATGGTCCAGTGAGAAATTATGAAGGACAGGGAGAGGGGTGGGACGGTGGTCGGTTGTCGGTAATCGGTGAGACGGTTGGCGGTGAGGGAAACTCAAAACTGGGAACGGGGAACTGAAAACTGAGGAACCGATTCCTTGGGTGGCGTATGGCTGGTCTCCTCAAGATACCGCAATTCGTCGTCGATATGCCTGAGAAATTCAAGAGGCGAGCGGGACATTGTACGTTTCTTCGAGAACAGACGGCCCGATGTGTGGGCTCAAGCCTTCGACGGTCACTAGATCGACAGGGCCTCCGAGGCGCTCTTCGAGGAAATCCGAGACCGCTACAAAATTTCGAAAGCTCTT from Puniceicoccus vermicola encodes:
- a CDS encoding nucleotidyltransferase family protein — its product is MHPILTENIETIHSLCREYQVTQLDAFGSVLSDEFTQESDVDFVVYFHRDTETNAFRQYFEFKEALEGILDRPVDLVCGNSMRNAVFRKTVQASSVPLFAA
- a CDS encoding HepT-like ribonuclease domain-containing protein gives rise to the protein MREKLLEDIRRACEELALFLEEKVPSDLEQDRGLQLIVEREFEIIGEAMNRLQRADEAAFAKITHGHRIIGTRNILAHGYDIIDHRILWDAFHQDLPKLLEDLKSL